One Anatilimnocola floriformis genomic window, AAGTCGAATGCGGTCGACGTGATCGTGATCGACTCGGTCGCGGCCCTCGTGCCTCGCGCCGAACTCGAAGGGGACATCGGCGATTCGCACGTCGGTTTGCAGGCTCGCTTGATGAGCCAATCGATGCGAAAGTTGACTGGTGTCATCGCCAAGAGCAAGACGGCGGTGATCTTCATCAATCAGATCCGCGAAAAGATCGGCGTGACCTACGGCAGTCCTGAAACGACTCCCGGTGGTCGGGCGCTCAAGTTCTACTGCTCCTGCCGCATCGATGTTCGCCGCGTCACACAGATCAAAGAAGGTGAAGACGTGGTCGGCCAGCGCGTGCGGGCCAAGATCGTGAAGAACAAGGTGGCGCCGCCCTTCCGCGTGGCCGAGTTCGACATGATGCACACCAACGGCATCAGCTTCGAAGGTGATATTCTCGACATGGGTGTGGAACAGAAGATTCTGGTCCGCAGCGGCTCGTGGTTTAAGTACAACGACGCCTATATCGGGCAAGGGAAGGAAAAAGCCCGCGCCTACCTGGCCGAGAACACCGCGATTCG contains:
- the recA gene encoding recombinase RecA — protein: MAKKDKASKDSGKAKLAALIEGNEVLKTTLQQIEKQFGDGSIMPLGGERTLEIQGVPTGSLALDVALGGQGIPRGRIIEIFGPESSGKTTLALHTIAEAQKKDGVCALIDAEHAFDPTWGKKLGVQLDTLLVSQPTSGEEAMQIVEMLVKSNAVDVIVIDSVAALVPRAELEGDIGDSHVGLQARLMSQSMRKLTGVIAKSKTAVIFINQIREKIGVTYGSPETTPGGRALKFYCSCRIDVRRVTQIKEGEDVVGQRVRAKIVKNKVAPPFRVAEFDMMHTNGISFEGDILDMGVEQKILVRSGSWFKYNDAYIGQGKEKARAYLAENTAIRDEIRDKILASGVGGKEVTPEAGEEDEGSADE